In Fluviispira sanaruensis, a genomic segment contains:
- a CDS encoding APC family permease encodes MKKITLLNLLFFSLGSIIGSGWLYGAYYTAKLAGNAAIISWIIGGLMMSIVALSYAEVILNKKFNNLSDAAAHSLSKNGCTLVSILTWIWTALIPPIEVQATVQYASNYFNWIRKSDVQNFELSSAGLVLSFFLLFIMFSINIFASNTVGRFNKLITIIKVIIPISVAFIFFYVIYKNPINAINNLSLGIFSEGISGMLVAISTGGIAFSFIGFQTAIFLAKETDNPQKNIPIAVFGSIFIAIVVYLLIQIGFNLSIPNDHLNNGWSQLNFAGDSGPIAGLLAMFGFLFMSYFLYFDAVISPFGTGLGYKVAASRVLSNLSEAKIFPNIISQKNRYGSPYYANIINFIIGVVFLSVVSGWQSMIAILCGLIILTMSYVPIYVLYARINNFMETSFKVKYFKIISFLSFYFCNLMLVWCEWAQIKSVFIIFSTIFLSINIINKLKNNFSFNPIFHAIIPLHAISIATITYLKKFQPSFYFELISILIISLTLMILIYKLYSKTSSVNKKNEENKMAS; translated from the coding sequence ATGAAGAAAATAACTCTTTTAAATCTCCTATTTTTTTCATTAGGATCCATCATTGGATCTGGATGGCTTTATGGGGCTTATTACACTGCTAAGCTTGCTGGAAATGCTGCAATTATTTCTTGGATTATTGGGGGCCTCATGATGTCTATTGTTGCCCTAAGTTATGCAGAAGTAATCTTAAATAAAAAGTTTAATAATCTTTCCGACGCCGCTGCACATAGTTTGAGTAAGAATGGCTGTACGCTTGTGAGCATCTTAACTTGGATTTGGACAGCCCTGATCCCCCCCATTGAAGTACAAGCCACAGTTCAATATGCTTCAAATTATTTTAATTGGATCCGAAAGAGCGACGTACAAAATTTTGAGCTCTCAAGCGCTGGTTTAGTACTTTCATTTTTTCTTCTTTTTATCATGTTTTCTATAAATATATTTGCGTCAAATACAGTTGGACGCTTTAATAAACTCATCACAATTATTAAAGTCATTATTCCTATTTCAGTAGCATTTATTTTCTTCTATGTCATATATAAAAACCCGATAAATGCAATTAATAATTTATCCCTTGGTATTTTCAGCGAAGGGATTTCAGGAATGCTCGTTGCAATCTCAACAGGCGGTATTGCATTTTCATTCATAGGTTTTCAAACTGCTATTTTCCTAGCGAAAGAAACGGATAATCCCCAAAAAAATATTCCTATAGCAGTCTTCGGCTCCATATTCATTGCTATTGTTGTTTATTTACTTATACAGATTGGTTTTAATCTCTCGATTCCTAACGATCATCTAAACAATGGGTGGTCACAATTAAACTTTGCCGGCGACTCAGGTCCTATTGCAGGTCTTTTAGCCATGTTTGGTTTCTTATTTATGAGTTATTTTCTTTATTTTGATGCAGTCATCTCGCCATTCGGCACTGGACTTGGTTATAAAGTAGCAGCCTCTCGCGTACTCAGCAATCTATCTGAAGCAAAAATTTTTCCTAATATCATTTCACAAAAAAATCGCTATGGTTCTCCCTACTACGCGAATATAATTAATTTTATAATAGGAGTCGTATTTTTAAGCGTCGTTTCAGGCTGGCAAAGCATGATAGCAATTCTATGTGGACTTATTATATTAACCATGTCCTATGTGCCTATTTACGTTTTATATGCACGTATAAATAATTTTATGGAAACGAGTTTTAAAGTAAAATATTTTAAAATAATATCATTTTTAAGTTTCTATTTCTGTAATTTAATGCTTGTTTGGTGTGAATGGGCACAAATAAAATCTGTTTTTATAATTTTCTCAACGATATTCTTATCAATCAATATAATCAATAAGTTAAAAAATAATTTCTCTTTTAATCCCATTTTCCATGCAATTATTCCCCTTCATGCTATTTCAATTGCGACTATCACCTACTTAAAAAAATTCCAACCCTCATTTTACTTTGAACTCATTAGTATTCTTATAATTTCTTTAACATTAATGATTTTAATTTATAAATTATATAGCAAAACATCTTCTGTAAATAAGAAGAATGAAGAAAATAAAATGGCGTCATAA
- the msrA gene encoding peptide-methionine (S)-S-oxide reductase MsrA, whose translation MLKFIIIIISLVPGFIFSNEANKNTLSTKAEIASEIAIVAGGCFWCVQSDFDKLEGVTKTVVGYDGGFDKSITYEKVSSGKTLFVESTKIFYDPKKLSYAQLLDYFWRHVDPTDNNGQFCDKGKQYRTVVFYLNDSQKKIALETKEKIKKIIKNVHTDIIPSTVFVDAEEYHQNYYKKNPIRYSFYRKTCGRDARLKELWDAK comes from the coding sequence ATGCTTAAATTTATTATTATTATTATTTCTTTAGTCCCTGGCTTTATTTTTTCAAATGAAGCAAACAAAAACACTTTGTCTACAAAAGCAGAGATTGCTAGTGAAATAGCTATCGTTGCAGGTGGATGCTTTTGGTGCGTGCAATCCGATTTTGATAAATTAGAGGGTGTTACAAAAACAGTTGTCGGATATGATGGAGGCTTTGATAAATCTATAACTTATGAAAAAGTATCATCAGGCAAAACACTATTTGTCGAATCAACAAAAATCTTTTATGACCCCAAAAAACTTAGCTATGCTCAGCTCTTAGATTATTTTTGGCGACATGTTGATCCTACCGATAATAATGGACAATTTTGTGACAAAGGAAAACAGTACAGAACTGTTGTTTTTTATTTAAATGATTCACAAAAAAAAATAGCTCTTGAAACTAAAGAAAAAATTAAAAAAATTATTAAAAATGTTCATACAGATATTATTCCTTCCACTGTTTTTGTAGATGCAGAAGAATATCACCAGAATTATTACAAAAAAAATCCTATTCGCTATTCATTTTATCGTAAAACTTGTGGCAGAGACGCCAGACTAAAGGAGCTTTGGGATGCTAAATAA
- the msrB gene encoding peptide-methionine (R)-S-oxide reductase MsrB, whose translation MADNNEKKAQVFSQDDSKYEKIDKQSAIEKLTPIQKKVTQHEGTEPAFNNEYWKNEEPGIYVDVVSGEPLFSSTDKYDSKTGWPSFSKPIDNKYIATKTDKRLLREERTEVRSKYADSHLGHVFDDGPAPTHKRYCMNSASMRFIPLKDMEKLGYGKYLYLFNKNK comes from the coding sequence ATGGCTGATAATAATGAAAAAAAAGCGCAAGTATTTTCACAAGATGATTCAAAATATGAAAAAATTGACAAGCAATCTGCAATTGAAAAGCTCACTCCAATACAAAAAAAAGTAACGCAGCATGAAGGCACTGAACCTGCTTTTAACAATGAATACTGGAAAAATGAAGAACCAGGAATTTACGTCGATGTTGTCTCTGGTGAGCCATTATTCAGTTCAACTGACAAATACGATTCCAAAACTGGTTGGCCTAGTTTTTCAAAACCAATTGATAATAAATATATAGCGACCAAAACCGATAAACGACTCCTCCGCGAAGAACGCACTGAAGTACGCTCAAAATACGCCGATTCACACCTTGGCCATGTATTTGATGATGGTCCTGCTCCTACTCACAAACGCTATTGCATGAATTCAGCCTCTATGCGATTTATTCCACTTAAAGATATGGAAAAACTTGGATATGGTAAATACTTATATCTTTTTAATAAGAATAAATAA
- a CDS encoding NAD(P)H-dependent oxidoreductase: MEFLEALSLRHACKVFDESRTVSEEDKRLIVEFGRQSPSSFGIEPWHFLVISDKNLRERLKPACWNQAQITTSSFIVVYLSYLPYHFRGDTPFLKQRLWRRSQDNERYKIMLDKVTDFLAAQDTQEWAKRQVYIPLANMLTGATTLRIDSCPIEGFDSEKLKPLLVEYINWNTFDLVAISAFGYRINEQPKKIREEVSSVITYIN, encoded by the coding sequence ATGGAATTTTTAGAAGCTCTTTCTTTACGCCATGCTTGTAAAGTTTTTGATGAGTCTCGTACAGTTTCCGAAGAAGACAAAAGATTAATTGTCGAATTTGGTCGACAATCTCCTTCTTCATTTGGCATTGAACCATGGCACTTTCTAGTTATTTCGGATAAAAATTTAAGAGAACGTTTAAAACCTGCTTGTTGGAATCAAGCCCAAATAACGACATCTTCTTTTATTGTTGTTTATTTATCTTATTTGCCTTATCACTTCAGAGGAGACACTCCTTTTTTAAAACAAAGGCTTTGGCGAAGAAGTCAGGATAATGAACGATATAAGATCATGCTTGACAAAGTAACAGATTTTTTAGCTGCCCAAGATACACAAGAATGGGCAAAAAGGCAGGTCTATATTCCCCTTGCCAATATGTTAACAGGAGCAACGACATTAAGAATTGATTCTTGTCCGATAGAAGGTTTTGATTCGGAAAAATTAAAACCACTTCTTGTTGAATATATTAATTGGAATACTTTTGATCTTGTTGCTATATCTGCTTTCGGCTACCGAATAAATGAACAACCTAAAAAAATTAGAGAAGAAGTCTCATCTGTTATAACTTATATTAATTAA
- the groL gene encoding chaperonin GroEL (60 kDa chaperone family; promotes refolding of misfolded polypeptides especially under stressful conditions; forms two stacked rings of heptamers to form a barrel-shaped 14mer; ends can be capped by GroES; misfolded proteins enter the barrel where they are refolded when GroES binds), with the protein MSAKMINFGEDARKKILVGVNTLADAVKVTMGPRGRNVAIDKSFGSPNVTKDGVTVAKEIELEDKFENMGAQMVKEVASKTSDIAGDGTTTATVLAQAIYREGVKLVAAGHNPMDLKRGIDKAVSAVTAELKKVSKAISSHNEIAQVGTISANSDQYIGDILAKAMEKVGKQGVIQIEEAKGMETTLDVVEGMQFDRGYLSNYFVNDAERMEVNYEDAYVLIFDKKLSSLKDLVPILEKVIRTGKPLLVIAEDVEGEALAALVLNRLRANLKIVAVKAPGFGDRRKAMLEDIAILTGATVISEELGMKLEATAIEQLGIAKRVRCDKDNTTIIDGQGAKADIEARVKQLNKQIVDTTSDYDREKLQERLAKLSGGVAVIRVGAATETEMKEKKARVEDALHATRAAVEEGIVPGGGVALIRAQKVLETLRANSNNDERFGIDIISRSCEEPLRQIVANGGYEPSVVVNNVRESTCANYGFNAKEERYEDMVAAGIIDPTKVTRSALQNAASVASLLLTTECMIAERPKDDKAAPAPGAGYPGMM; encoded by the coding sequence ATGTCAGCTAAGATGATTAATTTTGGTGAAGATGCTCGTAAAAAAATTCTTGTTGGTGTGAACACCCTTGCAGATGCTGTAAAAGTTACAATGGGGCCTAGAGGTCGTAACGTTGCAATTGATAAGTCATTTGGTTCACCAAATGTAACTAAAGATGGTGTGACAGTTGCTAAAGAAATCGAGCTTGAAGACAAGTTCGAAAACATGGGTGCGCAAATGGTAAAGGAAGTTGCATCTAAAACTTCTGATATCGCTGGAGACGGTACAACAACCGCAACTGTTCTTGCTCAAGCTATCTATCGCGAAGGCGTTAAACTCGTTGCAGCTGGTCACAATCCAATGGATTTAAAGCGCGGGATTGATAAAGCAGTCAGTGCAGTCACAGCTGAACTTAAGAAAGTAAGCAAAGCAATTTCAAGTCACAATGAAATAGCGCAAGTTGGTACGATCTCAGCAAACTCCGATCAGTATATTGGTGACATTCTCGCAAAAGCTATGGAAAAAGTAGGCAAGCAAGGCGTTATCCAAATTGAAGAAGCAAAAGGCATGGAAACAACTCTTGATGTTGTTGAAGGTATGCAATTCGATCGTGGTTATTTATCCAATTACTTTGTAAATGACGCGGAAAGAATGGAAGTAAATTACGAAGATGCTTATGTTCTTATCTTCGATAAAAAACTCTCTTCTCTTAAAGATCTTGTGCCAATTCTTGAAAAAGTAATTCGCACTGGTAAACCACTTCTTGTTATTGCTGAAGATGTTGAAGGCGAAGCTCTTGCAGCGCTTGTTCTTAACCGTCTCCGCGCAAATCTTAAGATCGTTGCTGTGAAAGCTCCTGGCTTTGGTGACCGTCGCAAGGCAATGCTTGAAGATATTGCAATTCTTACTGGTGCAACAGTTATTTCTGAAGAACTTGGAATGAAACTCGAAGCAACGGCTATTGAACAACTTGGTATTGCAAAACGTGTGCGTTGTGACAAAGACAACACAACAATTATTGACGGCCAAGGAGCAAAGGCAGATATCGAAGCGCGCGTTAAACAACTTAACAAACAAATCGTTGACACAACTTCCGATTACGACCGTGAAAAATTGCAAGAACGTCTTGCAAAACTTTCTGGTGGCGTAGCTGTTATTCGTGTCGGTGCTGCAACTGAAACAGAAATGAAAGAAAAGAAAGCGCGTGTTGAAGATGCATTGCATGCAACCCGTGCAGCGGTTGAAGAAGGTATCGTCCCAGGGGGTGGAGTTGCACTTATTCGTGCACAAAAAGTACTCGAAACACTTCGCGCAAATTCTAACAACGATGAGCGTTTTGGAATTGATATCATTTCCCGTTCTTGCGAAGAACCACTTCGCCAAATCGTTGCAAATGGTGGATATGAGCCATCTGTGGTTGTAAACAATGTGCGTGAAAGCACATGCGCTAACTATGGCTTTAATGCTAAAGAAGAGCGCTATGAAGACATGGTTGCAGCTGGTATTATTGACCCAACTAAAGTAACTCGCTCAGCATTGCAAAATGCAGCTTCTGTTGCTTCACTACTACTTACAACTGAGTGCATGATTGCTGAGCGTCCAAAAGACGACAAAGCAGCTCCTGCGCCAGGTGCTGGTTACCCAGGCATGATGTAA
- the groES gene encoding co-chaperone GroES, whose protein sequence is MKIRPLSDRILVKRVAEETKTAGGILIPDNAKEKPVEATVVAVGNGKVLADGKVRAIDIKVGDRVLFSKYSGTEIKVEGEDHLILREDDVLGVIG, encoded by the coding sequence ATGAAGATTCGTCCACTTTCCGACCGTATTTTAGTGAAACGCGTTGCTGAAGAAACTAAGACAGCTGGAGGGATTTTGATTCCTGACAATGCTAAAGAAAAGCCGGTTGAAGCGACTGTTGTTGCTGTTGGCAACGGCAAGGTGCTTGCAGACGGTAAAGTACGTGCCATAGACATTAAAGTTGGTGATCGTGTTCTTTTCAGCAAATACAGCGGAACTGAAATCAAAGTTGAAGGCGAAGATCATCTTATTCTTCGTGAAGACGACGTACTTGGTGTTATTGGTTAA
- a CDS encoding deoxycytidylate deaminase, translating to MTQLKEDRKSFPVIKINYDNRKPLVRPNWDDYFLDIAEAVSKRSHDGETQVGVVVIDENKRILATGYNGFPPGCDDKKLPNLRPDKYPFMVHAEINAIAASRQDLRNSALYCTYSPCRDCAKAIITAGVKRVVFKKAYKNEDYDFVMDFLKACDVEVRQVK from the coding sequence GTGACACAGTTAAAGGAAGACCGTAAATCATTTCCCGTAATAAAAATTAACTATGATAATAGAAAGCCACTCGTACGGCCCAATTGGGATGACTACTTTCTAGATATTGCTGAAGCTGTTTCTAAGCGAAGTCATGATGGTGAAACCCAGGTTGGTGTTGTAGTTATTGATGAAAATAAAAGAATTTTAGCGACTGGGTACAATGGATTCCCTCCTGGTTGTGATGATAAAAAACTGCCAAACCTACGCCCAGATAAATATCCTTTTATGGTACATGCTGAAATCAATGCAATTGCGGCATCGCGGCAAGATCTCAGAAACTCCGCTCTTTACTGTACCTACAGCCCCTGTCGAGATTGTGCAAAAGCAATCATAACTGCTGGAGTAAAAAGAGTTGTGTTCAAGAAGGCTTATAAGAATGAAGATTACGATTTTGTTATGGATTTTTTAAAAGCTTGTGACGTTGAAGTTCGCCAAGTTAAGTAA
- a CDS encoding acyl-CoA mutase large subunit family protein yields MSSTKSDLKRKKEFVTASRSVVDELYFPSNAMTDSEYLSKINFPGEFPFTRGVHSGMYRSSLWTMRQYAGFASAEESNKRYKYLLAQGQTGLSVAFDLPTQIGYDSDSDEAAGEVGKVGVAIDTLADMEILFNGIPLDKISTSMTINSSAAVLLALYIAVAEKQGISSLKLRGTIQNDILKEYIARGTYIFPPQPSMRIITDIFAFCKEHVPLWNTISISGYHIREAGSTASEEVGFTLADGIAYVEAAVKVGLNVDEFAPRLSFFFNSYTDLLEEVGKFRAARRVWAKIMKERFGAQNPKSLMLRFHTQTAGSTLTAQQPENNIVRVTIQALAAVLGGTQSLHTNSKDEALALPTEESARIALRTQQIIAHESGVAETVDPLAGSYYIEAITDRIENEVVDIIKKIDSLGGMVQAIEQGYVQASIQKSAYQYQQDIESLERVIVGVNKFVVEEKQLEGLLRVEETVEKIQIESLKKIKRKRDTLAVTEALIKLKGAAQGTDNLMPHILSAVRAYASIGEICNTLREVFGEYKESVIL; encoded by the coding sequence ATGTCATCTACTAAAAGCGATTTAAAACGGAAAAAAGAGTTTGTGACAGCATCTCGATCTGTAGTTGATGAACTTTATTTTCCTAGTAATGCTATGACAGACAGCGAATATTTAAGCAAAATTAATTTTCCTGGAGAGTTCCCTTTTACACGTGGTGTGCACTCTGGAATGTACCGCAGCAGCTTATGGACAATGCGCCAGTACGCTGGATTTGCGAGTGCGGAAGAAAGTAATAAAAGATATAAATATTTATTAGCTCAAGGACAAACGGGTTTGAGTGTCGCCTTCGATTTACCCACACAAATTGGTTATGACTCGGACAGTGATGAAGCGGCTGGAGAGGTTGGTAAGGTCGGAGTTGCGATCGATACGCTTGCAGATATGGAGATATTATTTAATGGCATTCCGTTAGATAAAATATCAACTTCTATGACTATAAATTCTTCTGCAGCAGTTTTATTGGCTCTTTATATTGCAGTGGCTGAAAAACAAGGAATAAGTAGCCTTAAATTACGTGGCACGATACAAAATGATATATTAAAAGAATATATTGCGCGTGGTACATATATTTTTCCTCCACAACCTTCTATGCGTATTATCACCGATATATTTGCTTTTTGTAAGGAGCATGTCCCTCTGTGGAATACTATATCAATCAGTGGATATCATATTCGTGAAGCAGGAAGTACAGCATCTGAAGAGGTTGGCTTTACCCTTGCAGATGGAATTGCTTATGTAGAAGCTGCAGTAAAAGTAGGATTAAATGTGGATGAATTCGCTCCAAGGCTTTCCTTCTTTTTTAATTCATATACCGATCTTCTTGAAGAAGTAGGGAAATTCAGAGCGGCGCGTCGAGTGTGGGCAAAAATAATGAAAGAGCGTTTTGGCGCTCAGAATCCCAAAAGTCTTATGCTGCGTTTCCATACGCAAACAGCAGGTTCAACATTAACGGCTCAGCAACCCGAAAATAATATTGTCCGCGTGACTATTCAAGCCCTTGCAGCAGTTTTGGGTGGAACTCAGAGTTTACATACGAACTCAAAAGATGAAGCATTGGCTTTGCCGACTGAAGAATCTGCACGTATAGCGCTTAGAACTCAGCAAATAATTGCACATGAAAGTGGCGTGGCTGAAACAGTCGATCCTTTGGCTGGAAGTTATTATATAGAAGCTATAACCGATCGAATTGAAAATGAAGTCGTTGATATTATCAAAAAAATAGATTCTCTTGGCGGTATGGTTCAGGCTATTGAACAAGGATATGTTCAAGCTTCTATTCAAAAATCTGCATATCAATATCAACAAGATATCGAATCTCTTGAGCGCGTGATAGTTGGGGTAAATAAATTTGTAGTAGAAGAAAAACAACTAGAAGGACTTCTTAGGGTTGAGGAAACAGTAGAGAAAATTCAGATTGAAAGTTTAAAAAAAATAAAACGTAAAAGAGATACTTTAGCTGTTACAGAGGCCTTAATAAAATTAAAAGGTGCAGCGCAAGGAACTGACAATTTAATGCCGCATATTTTGTCTGCGGTACGCGCTTATGCAAGTATTGGTGAGATTTGTAATACTTTAAGAGAAGTCTTTGGCGAATATAAAGAAAGTGTAATATTATGA
- the queG gene encoding tRNA epoxyqueuosine(34) reductase QueG, protein MIIKPDIIELFKKCDAHVSGVFSFEDKKFLSIFEKDLRAFEQWISENSHAGMKFLENNIDARKDPSFILQESKTALIFLFPYSLGHRVRNRKTNAKAIKIKKNSLIGEKLISKYVYGKDYHKVLKKNLEKIAHALQKHLNINFAFRPVIDSIPFFDRAHAREAHLGFIGKNTMLIRPGMGSFFFIATLLIDLPYSEIVENNLKNKLNPIANLDCGDCQKCLDACPTSALTKPYYLDANKCISYLTIEHRDIVPKEYLAHFAKTIYGCDICQDVCPYNLVTNDFGILKEFSEFNKNFLNITMHNIALMTPFEYEKWFGGTAATRAKYQGLIRNALYHLYAVQDENMENILRHHENSEFKLISETVKQIRNF, encoded by the coding sequence ATGATTATAAAACCAGATATAATTGAACTTTTTAAAAAATGTGATGCCCATGTTTCAGGTGTGTTTTCTTTTGAAGATAAAAAGTTTTTAAGCATCTTTGAAAAAGACTTAAGAGCTTTTGAACAGTGGATAAGTGAAAACTCTCATGCAGGGATGAAATTTTTAGAAAATAATATTGATGCAAGAAAAGATCCTTCGTTTATTTTACAAGAATCAAAAACAGCTCTTATTTTTCTTTTTCCGTACTCATTAGGACATCGTGTTAGAAATAGAAAAACAAACGCGAAAGCAATAAAAATTAAAAAAAATTCGTTAATTGGGGAAAAATTAATTTCTAAATATGTATACGGAAAAGATTATCATAAAGTATTAAAAAAAAATTTAGAGAAAATTGCGCATGCTTTGCAGAAGCATTTAAATATAAATTTTGCTTTTCGACCCGTTATCGACTCGATCCCTTTTTTCGATAGGGCTCATGCCAGAGAGGCTCATTTGGGCTTTATTGGTAAAAATACTATGCTTATTCGTCCTGGCATGGGGAGTTTCTTTTTTATAGCAACGCTTCTTATTGATTTGCCTTACTCTGAAATTGTCGAAAATAATTTAAAAAACAAATTGAATCCAATAGCCAATTTAGATTGCGGTGATTGTCAAAAATGTTTAGATGCTTGTCCTACGAGTGCTCTAACAAAGCCTTATTATTTAGATGCAAATAAATGTATTTCATATTTAACAATAGAACATAGAGATATTGTGCCAAAGGAATATTTAGCACATTTTGCCAAGACGATTTATGGATGTGATATTTGTCAAGACGTGTGTCCTTATAATTTAGTTACAAATGATTTTGGTATTTTAAAAGAATTTTCAGAATTCAATAAAAATTTTTTAAATATAACAATGCATAATATTGCTTTAATGACTCCGTTCGAATATGAAAAGTGGTTTGGTGGGACGGCTGCAACTCGAGCAAAATATCAAGGACTTATCAGAAATGCATTGTATCATTTATACGCAGTTCAGGATGAGAATATGGAGAATATTTTAAGACATCATGAAAACTCAGAGTTCAAACTCATTTCAGAAACTGTCAAACAAATACGCAATTTTTAA
- a CDS encoding cation diffusion facilitator family transporter, with amino-acid sequence MLHKLTKDGLSNSKTAQNAALIAAFCAAFLAIGKLTLFFMTGSLIVALSALDSTMDMVVSLVNRKIVKFARLDPDHNHPYGHGRAESIAALGQGSLIIGGGIAIVVSSVRQIYDVLSGISLEVNHSDWKQIAFFIIAAFVSLFVTKWLKVNGLKLKSPALIADAEHYKVDFVTNISSTLALILIAVSGYTILDPVIALIFSMYIIYGSFGLVKTSINELMDHDIPEEIKETAKKIVKGTDERILDIHRFRARKSGHRYFFDFHVTLPEDLLFNEVHIIIENIENVLSSEFEGDVIVHADPSSVRPEK; translated from the coding sequence ATGCTCCATAAATTAACAAAAGATGGTCTTTCCAATTCAAAAACAGCACAAAATGCAGCCTTAATTGCAGCATTTTGTGCAGCATTTTTAGCTATAGGTAAACTCACGCTTTTTTTTATGACGGGTTCATTGATTGTCGCATTATCAGCTCTTGATAGTACAATGGATATGGTTGTTAGTTTGGTGAATCGCAAAATTGTTAAGTTTGCTCGCCTTGATCCTGATCACAATCATCCCTATGGCCATGGTCGTGCTGAAAGTATTGCTGCTTTAGGCCAGGGCAGCCTCATAATTGGTGGCGGAATTGCGATTGTTGTTTCAAGCGTAAGGCAGATTTATGATGTTTTATCGGGAATTTCTCTTGAAGTAAATCATTCAGATTGGAAGCAGATTGCATTTTTTATTATTGCAGCTTTTGTCAGCCTTTTTGTAACAAAATGGCTAAAAGTAAATGGATTAAAATTGAAGAGCCCAGCTCTTATAGCAGATGCTGAGCATTATAAAGTAGATTTCGTGACAAATATATCCTCAACGTTAGCGCTTATACTAATAGCTGTATCTGGATATACTATTTTAGACCCAGTGATTGCATTGATATTTTCTATGTATATTATTTATGGATCTTTCGGATTGGTTAAAACAAGCATTAATGAACTCATGGATCATGATATTCCTGAAGAAATAAAAGAGACAGCTAAAAAAATTGTAAAAGGTACAGATGAGCGGATTTTAGATATTCATCGTTTCCGTGCGCGTAAGAGCGGACATAGGTATTTTTTCGACTTCCATGTTACTTTACCTGAGGATTTATTATTTAATGAAGTTCATATTATAATCGAAAATATTGAAAATGTTTTATCTTCAGAATTTGAAGGGGATGTTATTGTGCATGCTGATCCGAGTAGCGTAAGACCAGAAAAATGA
- the trmB gene encoding tRNA (guanosine(46)-N7)-methyltransferase TrmB: protein MRKVGTIIDNLRKGEKAPDRHENPYLKEALGLSDFLLTQNELHEKYASLFTDMTKPIVIEVGCYMGKTVLELVENNKDKNILGLDITYKRVVKAARKLKRNSSENGRIAICDGKSFLSEIVPDNSLLGICIFFPDPWPKDRHEKNRLLKSDFIKLLHAKLVPGGFFWFKTDHEPYFLETQKFVLSSGFTPDDANDSSPLAKPRNIRGDSYETAFQKLFTAKGVPFYQRVFLKH, encoded by the coding sequence ATGAGAAAAGTTGGAACAATTATAGATAATTTGCGTAAAGGGGAAAAAGCTCCTGATAGGCATGAAAATCCTTATTTAAAAGAAGCTCTCGGTTTATCTGATTTTCTCTTAACCCAAAATGAGTTGCATGAAAAATACGCCTCATTGTTTACCGATATGACTAAACCAATTGTAATTGAAGTTGGTTGTTATATGGGAAAAACTGTTCTTGAACTTGTCGAAAATAATAAAGATAAAAATATTTTAGGCTTAGATATTACTTATAAGAGGGTAGTGAAAGCTGCACGTAAACTCAAAAGAAATTCTTCCGAAAATGGGCGGATAGCTATATGTGATGGAAAATCTTTTTTAAGTGAAATCGTGCCAGATAATTCTCTCCTTGGTATTTGTATTTTTTTCCCAGATCCATGGCCTAAAGATAGACATGAAAAAAATAGGCTATTAAAATCTGATTTCATAAAGTTATTACATGCAAAGCTCGTACCTGGCGGATTTTTTTGGTTTAAAACAGATCATGAACCCTACTTTTTGGAAACACAGAAATTTGTTTTAAGCTCAGGTTTTACGCCTGATGATGCAAATGACTCTTCCCCTTTGGCAAAGCCACGAAATATTAGGGGTGATTCTTACGAAACAGCATTTCAAAAACTTTTTACTGCAAAAGGAGTTCCTTTTTATCAAAGAGTTTTTCTTAAACATTAG